DNA from Hwangdonia lutea:
AAAAATATTTATTCTAATTTAGCAACCACAAAGTTGCATATTAATCAAAAAACAAATAATTATGAATGATGTTATTAAAAAAGAAACCGTGTTAAAACACAATATCGATGCGGTTTGGAACGCTATTACAAAAGCCGAAGAAATTTCAACATGGTTTATTAAAGCGGATTTTAAAGCTGAAAAAGGCTATAAATACGTATTTACTTCCGAACCTAACGAAAAAGGCTGCACAACTATTACCGGTGAAGTAAAAAAAGCAAATCCGTATGTGCTGATATACACCTGGATAGTTGGCGACACCAAAGTCGAGACCACCGTAAAATGGGAACTGGAAGCCACCAAAAACGGTACAAAACTTACTTTAGAACATTCTGACATTTCCAACTATGCGGGAGATACCGCCATAGCCATGTTCGAAAGTTTCAACGGTGGTTGGGATGCCTGCATCTCTGGTTTAACCAGTTATTTAAAACAAGAGGTTAATGCAGGATAAAATCACCAAACTTTTTAAAGCTATAGCAGATCCCACAAGGCGTGATATTTTTCATGCCTTGGTTATTGCTACCTCAGCGCTGTCCATTACCCAAATTTCCAATCAATTTGAAATGACAAGGCAAGGAGTTACCAAGCACATTAAAACCTTAGAGGACGCTGGATTGGT
Protein-coding regions in this window:
- a CDS encoding SRPBCC family protein, with the protein product MNDVIKKETVLKHNIDAVWNAITKAEEISTWFIKADFKAEKGYKYVFTSEPNEKGCTTITGEVKKANPYVLIYTWIVGDTKVETTVKWELEATKNGTKLTLEHSDISNYAGDTAIAMFESFNGGWDACISGLTSYLKQEVNAG
- a CDS encoding ArsR/SmtB family transcription factor → MQDKITKLFKAIADPTRRDIFHALVIATSALSITQISNQFEMTRQGVTKHIKTLEDAGLVYIEAEGRERFCNANPKELQEVNKWLKFYEQFWDDKLGSLENYLDNKA